From a single Labrenzia sp. PHM005 genomic region:
- a CDS encoding metalloregulator ArsR/SmtB family transcription factor: protein MDFKSLENKAETAAEFLKLMASAPRLLLLCLVLEEERSVGELAEKTGMRMPTVSQQLALLRAQGLVTTRREGTTIYYSLASEPVRDMMAMLYKHFCADPEMPVAARLQTLDGENSRR, encoded by the coding sequence ATGGACTTTAAATCGCTTGAAAACAAAGCGGAGACAGCCGCGGAGTTTCTGAAACTGATGGCATCAGCGCCTCGGCTGCTGCTTTTGTGCCTTGTTTTGGAAGAAGAACGCAGCGTTGGCGAACTGGCTGAAAAGACCGGCATGCGTATGCCGACCGTGTCACAACAACTGGCTCTTTTAAGAGCTCAAGGCCTTGTGACAACCCGGCGCGAAGGCACCACTATCTACTATAGCCTGGCGAGTGAACCGGTCAGAGACATGATGGCGATGCTGTACAAGCACTTTTGTGCCGACCCGGAGATGCCTGTTGCCGCCCGTTTGCAAACGCTCGACGGTGAAAATTCGCGCCGGTAA
- a CDS encoding CreA family protein: MRLRAAAVFILALCLQVVGPVYASDEPDLIFKKSTVWKFLTPDHKLATYAIDDPIVAGVACHFTVPEKGGVSGWLGVAEEVSDISLACRQVGPVEIKENFEQGEEMFRQGRSFMFKKMRIVRGCDIKRNVLVYMVYSDKLIEGSPKNSTSTVPLMPWGTAEPPRCGDYLTD, encoded by the coding sequence ATGCGGTTACGTGCTGCAGCTGTTTTTATTCTAGCCCTATGTCTTCAGGTGGTCGGGCCAGTTTATGCCAGTGACGAGCCGGATTTGATTTTCAAGAAATCTACGGTCTGGAAGTTCCTGACACCAGATCACAAACTGGCAACTTATGCCATCGATGATCCGATTGTCGCCGGTGTCGCCTGCCATTTTACAGTGCCGGAAAAAGGCGGAGTGTCAGGCTGGTTGGGTGTTGCCGAAGAAGTCTCAGACATTTCTCTTGCATGCCGCCAGGTTGGCCCGGTGGAGATCAAAGAGAATTTTGAGCAAGGCGAAGAGATGTTCCGCCAGGGTCGCTCATTCATGTTCAAAAAAATGCGGATCGTGCGCGGCTGCGACATCAAACGGAATGTGCTGGTCTATATGGTCTATTCGGACAAGCTGATCGAAGGCAGTCCGAAAAACTCCACGTCGACAGTGCCTTTGATGCCATGGGGAACCGCCGAGCCGCCGCGGTGTGGTGACTACCTTACGGATTAG
- a CDS encoding MBL fold metallo-hydrolase: MNKADTKSDTAPGDEAKIHELGPGCYAISAEGCPNTGVIVGDRGLLVVDAQPTEALGQKVLNKIREISDKPIKVLLLTHFHGDSTAGAAAFDAGEVIASDLTKRMMETRGLDDRDVLKSRFPEIYPAGQPLPPLAIPSMTIASSMSVDLGGKEVRLMHLGRGHTMGDLVVWVADSGVLFAGDLVQSRTAPYCGDAHLTDWPRALDRLMAFRPNALMPGHGTPVVGNSEVATAIETTRDYVITLRDAATACTESKMGLRDTYQSISDALQPRFGSASGFDAHLPFNVARAYDEAQGLDQPQVWTRERCADLEDALTQSVPVAEEPELAETVLEIVEDQPASPDEPASEPEALNVIHLEERETVEQTDEAAEAESGGEEAAELVSDSEFAASLMASLTEQGADDDDALLLENEIETEEKVLEKAQV, encoded by the coding sequence ATGAACAAAGCAGACACGAAGTCTGATACTGCCCCCGGAGATGAAGCAAAGATCCATGAACTCGGGCCCGGCTGTTATGCCATTAGTGCTGAGGGATGTCCGAACACGGGCGTGATTGTCGGAGACCGTGGCCTGCTTGTGGTCGACGCTCAGCCAACAGAAGCGCTTGGGCAGAAGGTTCTGAATAAAATCCGCGAAATCTCCGACAAGCCAATCAAGGTTTTGTTGCTTACCCATTTCCACGGCGACAGCACGGCCGGAGCAGCTGCCTTTGACGCCGGTGAGGTGATCGCTTCGGATCTGACCAAGCGCATGATGGAAACCCGGGGTTTGGATGACCGGGATGTGTTGAAATCCCGTTTCCCTGAGATCTATCCGGCTGGCCAGCCACTGCCGCCGCTTGCCATTCCATCAATGACGATTGCCTCGTCGATGTCCGTGGATCTTGGCGGCAAAGAAGTGCGGCTGATGCATCTTGGTCGCGGCCATACCATGGGCGATCTGGTCGTCTGGGTTGCTGACAGCGGGGTGCTGTTTGCCGGCGATCTTGTGCAGTCCAGAACCGCACCTTATTGCGGTGATGCGCATCTGACCGACTGGCCGAGAGCTCTGGACCGGCTGATGGCTTTCCGCCCGAATGCTCTGATGCCGGGACACGGAACGCCTGTTGTCGGGAATTCCGAGGTGGCGACTGCTATTGAAACCACCCGGGATTATGTCATCACGCTTCGTGATGCGGCGACGGCCTGCACCGAAAGCAAAATGGGATTGCGGGATACCTATCAATCGATCAGCGATGCCTTGCAGCCAAGGTTTGGCTCTGCGTCCGGTTTTGACGCTCATCTGCCCTTCAACGTTGCCCGGGCCTATGATGAAGCCCAAGGTCTGGATCAGCCGCAAGTCTGGACCCGGGAACGCTGTGCTGACCTTGAGGATGCCTTGACGCAATCTGTGCCGGTTGCAGAAGAGCCCGAGCTCGCTGAAACAGTTTTGGAGATCGTTGAAGATCAGCCTGCTTCACCGGACGAGCCAGCCAGTGAACCGGAGGCTCTCAATGTGATCCATCTGGAAGAACGTGAAACTGTTGAGCAAACGGATGAGGCAGCCGAAGCTGAAAGCGGCGGCGAAGAAGCGGCGGAATTGGTCTCTGATAGTGAGTTCGCCGCATCTTTGATGGCAAGCCTCACTGAGCAAGGGGCGGATGACGACGACGCGCTCTTGCTGGAAAACGAAATTGAGACGGAAGAAAAAGTCCTGGAGAAAGCTCAGGTCTAG